CGGTCCTCACTACCCCTCCAATGGTATAAACACGACTTCTTCTGGTCAGACTTATCCTTCACCTACCGCGATCTCTCCCAACCAGCTGCAAACCGGCTCGCCGCTCCCTCAGACTCTGCCGCCTCTGCAGCCTCCCCCAACATCCGCCACGATGCAGAACATGTACGGGAGCCACCCTCATACGCCGCGAACCCCAGGCACTCCCAACACGCCTGGTTCGGCTTCCAACATGCCTAGctaccagcagcagcagacaTCGCAGCCTCAGAACCGAGCTGGTCTCTACTCAATGGCGCCAAACCAATACCCTCCTCCCCAGGGCTACGGCACCTCGGCTGGCATGATGCCCCAGGCGACTACTGCTGCCTCTCATCCTCAGCCTATCGCGCCAGCCCCTGCTGGTGGTCGCGGTCCTCCGGTGTTGCGCCCTATGCCACCTGGTGGCATCATGTCCCAGACTGGTGTTTCTTCCCCCTACGGCCCTGCTTCTCTTATGCAGCCTCAATCCGTTATGGCCGAGAATGAGCCTCCTACTCATGTTGTTGGCTCTCAGGGGCGACGTGGCATACTCCCCAGCGCTCCTGGACGACCTGCTGCCCCTGCTGCTGGTACCGGTACCAAGAACACCGTGATTCCTGTGAAGGACGCTGATGGCAAATTTCCATGCCCTCACTGCACTAAGACTTACCTCCATGCCAAGCATCTCAAGCGCCATCTTCTGCGACGTGAGTAGAATAACTTGTGGAGTTTGGCCGTGATACTAACCATAACTCTCTAGACACCGGTGATCGCCCATACATGTGCGTTCTCTGCCGCGATACCTTCTCTCGAAGTGATATCCTCAAGCGTCACTTCCAAAAGTGTTCTATCCGCCGTGGCAACCCCACTGGAGCTAGCCACTTGTCGCATCCTCAGGCCCATGTCAAGAAGAACCAACAGGCTCAGAAGGCTGCAGGTCTTGCTCACGAGGGTGATCTCAACCACCTCAATGGGCTGAGCAACCTCCCCGGTGACAACATGGTCCATCCCTTTGGCATGGTCCCAGTCTCGGACGGCATGAACAACATGGCCCAAGATCAGAGCCAGCTTTCTCGGTCCAGCTCTCTCGGCCGTCTCGACAACGGTAACAATGCTGACAGACGGAACATGAACGGTCAGGTCATGGGTGCTTCTCAGCCCTATGGCGCTGACCCCAACATGAACCAGCAGCAGATGACTGGCTACAGCATGCCCCCCGCTCAGAACGGAATGCCCATGTACGGTGGCTCAAACCAAAACCCTCCATCTGGCCTTGATTGGTCTCAGATGTTCCAGCCTGGTGCGCATCAAACctacaacaacaactcttTCAATCCTAATCTTGGACAGACGCAGATCGGAATCAAAACCGAACCTAATTCCGGGCCCGGAACGACAGGCGACAGCGCCAGCGATACCCTTTTGTCGAACTTGGGAATGCATTCTCACCATACTCCATACAACCTACTTTCTGATCAGATTCTTAACTTCTTCTATCCTCCTAATCAAGCCATCGATCCCTCGAGCGCAGGCATGAACCTGTATTTCTCGCCTGACAACGTCAAGGACTTCTTGGACAAGTACACCCACTTTCACATCCACATGCCCTTCATTCACGTCTCGACTTTCAAAGTCATGGAGGCATATACTGGCTTACTTGCAGGCATGTGTTGTATTGGCGCCTGTTATTCAGACAATGTCACGCCGTCTAATGTTCGCGAAATGATGGACTTTCTTGTTGTCGCACTTCAACGCGAttgcaagatgatgatgtctaACGCCGAATTGCAGACCAATCATCCGGGACACGCATCCCGGGCTGACATTGAAAAACTACAGGCCGTCTTGTTAACATGTATTCTGTTACTCTGGAATGGAAACCCGCAGCAACGGGAACGTGCACGACAAATCTACCCCGCCCTTGCTGCTAATGTACGCCGACTGGGTCTTTTCCAACCATCCAGTGACCCTGCTACCATGTCTCCAATGCATCAAATCAATTTCGATCGCAATGCTTTTGGTATTCAGCACTGGAACTGGGACACTTGGATTGACCAGGAACGCAGTAGTCGCTTGATGTTTGGTGTCTTTTTGATGGATGTGGCTATGGGCCTTTATTTCAACTCTCAGCCTTTGTTCGACGTCATGGAACTTCACTTGCCTTTACCTTGCGATGATGTGGCCTGGGATGCTGATAAGGCTGAGGACTGTGCTTCGGCACTTGGTCTTCACGGGCCAGATGTCTCTCGGCAAAAGAACCCATATGGCACTCAGCGCGCAAAGCAACCGGAGATGGACGGGGCTCTCAAAGCTCTTTTGCATCCATCTTATCAGATCCAACCTGGAAGCACAAACCTTTATGGAAAGTTTGTCCTTATCCACGGCATTTTAGCTCTGATCCGGCGGGCCCAGATCGACGGCCATGCGGCTCAATTGTCCAAATTTGACACACCACCTCCTAATGATTGGATGACTCCAGCTGGCGGCAATAGCGGCCGGGGTACTCCATTTGAGGGGGCGGCAGCCAACGTGGACCCACAGAGTCTGCAGGCGCTTCTCATCGCTCTGAATAAGTTCAAAAGCAACTGGGATGCAGACATGGCCAATCAATTTCCACCGGCTGTCACTGGTACCAGTAATCCTCGGCGCCATGGGTTTTCGAGAGATGGTATCCATTTCTACTGGGTATGCAATTATCTGTTGAAGCACACACAGGCGGCCGATCTTCGATTGGCTCCTGACGCGCGCCTTGGACAAGTGATGCAATTGTTGAAGTCGTTGAAGGCATGGGTGATGAACGATGGCGCGAGCAGAGGAGAAGAATTAGGATCAGTCGGAGAGATTGACGAACAGTATGGAGCTATGGATCTCACGTTAGAGATGGCAAAACTTTTCAAACCTCTTCCACAGGTTGTGGAAGACGCTGGCACTGCGTCTGTCAAGACGGAACTTGGCAATGGGACGGCAGTATGATTTTTTTCTTACACAAACAAAAAAGCACTTTTAGGGGTGGGGCTGCATCTGGAGGCGTTGCGTTGCATTCTGATTTTGttctctttattttctttgtttcctGGGTCACTAGGTCTCACCGATGTGATGGTCATCTCAGGGTAGACCTGGTTGACCTCATGCATCCATGGTCGGCACTGTTGTGCAATGCATTTGTTGAAAATTAGACGGGAAGAGGAGTTGTAACTGCATATTAGACTTTGATCAAGATAGAGAGGGAGGTCTAGCCGGGTGACGGTCATCCGGTAGATCATCATGACTTGATGGCTTGGAGCAGGTTAATGATGTTTGCCTATACTATTTGTGCCATCCTTTGTGAAGTACTTTGCTAGCCGAGCGTAACTTGTGATTTAAATCAAAGTTTTTGTCTCAATTTGTTATTTATCTAAGTGAAGAGAGAGATAGTGATGTATGGTTGATGTATGGACTTTCAAATCATTTGGCGTCTTTCTCATCCTTCACAACGGTGACAATCTTGGGCGTGTACTTTTCCAGTTCAGCCTTGTCCTCCTCTGTTGGTGTTAAGCCGAGCGACTTCTCCAGTGGATCAGTCAACATGAGTCCTGCAGCTCCCCATGCAATGACTGCAACACCGACGCCGAGCCGGGTTTTGGACGAGAGATTCTTGTAAGCCCTGAGATACTTTGTGAGTATACCGGTATAGATGTCGGAAGATGGTTACATACTTGAGCATGGTGATTGACGAATAAGTGAGTTGAAAGGACGAGACGGTCTACATGACCTTGCCAGACGGGCCTACCTGTAAAGACTGACTTGAGATGGTGTAATTTGAAGACAACAGAAATGGTTGATGTGTCACACTTACTTATGGTGCAGGATTCGTTCGGTATGGGAGCTGGATGAAAATTGATTGAAGGATGAGGCAGAACAGGATTCTATGTGTGTGGTAGGTTCGGCAGTCGCTAAGCGGGTCTTAAGTTGAGAGCTTCAGACAATGATTCGCTCAATCTAACTCAGCTCTACTCTCTACTCTCTTCGCGTCTCGCAGTTTCATTCAATATCACCGAGAAAACGTCATATACAGGAGAGGAAATATTGCTATCAAGATAAAAAGAAGTGCGCAAACACCAAAAGCTTCTGTCAGTCAAACCATAACAATGGCAGCAACC
This Fusarium poae strain DAOMC 252244 chromosome 3, whole genome shotgun sequence DNA region includes the following protein-coding sequences:
- a CDS encoding hypothetical protein (TransMembrane:1 (i12-30o)), which codes for MLKAYKNLSSKTRLGVGVAVIAWGAAGLMLTDPLEKSLGLTPTEEDKAELEKYTPKIVTVVKDEKDAK